In the Malaclemys terrapin pileata isolate rMalTer1 chromosome 12, rMalTer1.hap1, whole genome shotgun sequence genome, one interval contains:
- the HNRNPC gene encoding heterogeneous nuclear ribonucleoproteins C1/C2 isoform X3 yields MASNVTNKTDPRSMNSRVFIGNLNTLVVKKSDVEAIFSKYGKIVGCSVHKGFAFVQYVNERNARAAVAGEDGRMIAGQVLDINLAAEPKVNRGKAGVKRSAAEMYGSSFDLDYDFQRDYYDRMYSYPARVPPPPPIARAVVPSKRQRVSGNTSRRGKSGFNSKSGQRGSSSKSGKLKGDDIQTIKKELTQIKQKVDSLLESLEKIEKDQSKQTEMKNEKSEEEQSSSSMKKEESNVKMESEAGADDSAEEGDLLDDDDNEDRGDDQLESIKGDEKEAEEGEDDRDSANGEDDS; encoded by the exons ATGGCCAGCAACGTCACCAACAAGACAGACCCGCGCTCCATGAACTCGCGCGTATTCATCGGGAATCTCAACACGCTGGTGGTGAAGAAGTCTGACGTGGAGGCTATCTTCTCCAAGTATGGCAAAATTGTGGGCTGCTCTGTGCACAAGGGCTTTGCCTTTGTGCAGTATGTCAACGAGCGGAATGCCCGCGCTGCTGTGGCTGGGGAGGATGGCCGGATGATCGCAGGCCAGGTTCTAG ATATCAACCTGGCGGCTGAGCCGAAGGTGAACCGGGGCAAGGCAGGCGTGAAGCGGTCGGCAGCAGAGATGTACGG GTCCTCCTTTGACCTGGACTATGATTTCCAGCGAGATTACTATGACAG GATGTACAGCTACCCAGCACGtgtgcccccacctccccccatcgCCCGGGCTGTGGTGCCCTCCAAACGCCAGCGTGTCTCTGGCAACACCTCCCGCCGAGGCAAGAGTGGCTTTAATTCCAAGAGTGGTCAGCGAGGATCATCCTCCAAGTCTGGTAAAT TGAAAGGTGATGACATCCAGACCATTAAGAAGGAGCTGACCCAGATCAAACAGAAAGTGGATTCGCTGCTGGAGAGCCTGGAAAAGATCGAGAAGGATCAAAGTAAACAAACGG AGATGAAGAACGAGAAGTctgaggaggagcagagcagcagctCCATGAAGAAGGAGGAGAGCAACGTGAAGATGGAGTCTGAGGCTGGGGCAGATGACTCTGCTGAGGAGGGGGACCTGCTGGACGATGATGATAATGAGGATCGAGGGGATGACCAG ctggAATCCATCAAGGGTGACGAGAAGGAGGCGGAGGAAGGAGAGGACGACAGAGACAGTGCCAATGGTGAAGATGACTCCTAA
- the HNRNPC gene encoding heterogeneous nuclear ribonucleoproteins C1/C2 isoform X1 — MASNVTNKTDPRSMNSRVFIGNLNTLVVKKSDVEAIFSKYGKIVGCSVHKGFAFVQYVNERNARAAVAGEDGRMIAGQVLDINLAAEPKVNRGKAGVKRSAAEMYGSVAAPPSPSPLVRSSFDLDYDFQRDYYDRMYSYPARVPPPPPIARAVVPSKRQRVSGNTSRRGKSGFNSKSGQRGSSSKSGKLKGDDIQTIKKELTQIKQKVDSLLESLEKIEKDQSKQTEMKNEKSEEEQSSSSMKKEESNVKMESEAGADDSAEEGDLLDDDDNEDRGDDQLESIKGDEKEAEEGEDDRDSANGEDDS; from the exons ATGGCCAGCAACGTCACCAACAAGACAGACCCGCGCTCCATGAACTCGCGCGTATTCATCGGGAATCTCAACACGCTGGTGGTGAAGAAGTCTGACGTGGAGGCTATCTTCTCCAAGTATGGCAAAATTGTGGGCTGCTCTGTGCACAAGGGCTTTGCCTTTGTGCAGTATGTCAACGAGCGGAATGCCCGCGCTGCTGTGGCTGGGGAGGATGGCCGGATGATCGCAGGCCAGGTTCTAG ATATCAACCTGGCGGCTGAGCCGAAGGTGAACCGGGGCAAGGCAGGCGTGAAGCGGTCGGCAGCAGAGATGTACGGGTCAGTAGCTGCACCACCTTCTCCGTCCCCTCTAGTCAG GTCCTCCTTTGACCTGGACTATGATTTCCAGCGAGATTACTATGACAG GATGTACAGCTACCCAGCACGtgtgcccccacctccccccatcgCCCGGGCTGTGGTGCCCTCCAAACGCCAGCGTGTCTCTGGCAACACCTCCCGCCGAGGCAAGAGTGGCTTTAATTCCAAGAGTGGTCAGCGAGGATCATCCTCCAAGTCTGGTAAAT TGAAAGGTGATGACATCCAGACCATTAAGAAGGAGCTGACCCAGATCAAACAGAAAGTGGATTCGCTGCTGGAGAGCCTGGAAAAGATCGAGAAGGATCAAAGTAAACAAACGG AGATGAAGAACGAGAAGTctgaggaggagcagagcagcagctCCATGAAGAAGGAGGAGAGCAACGTGAAGATGGAGTCTGAGGCTGGGGCAGATGACTCTGCTGAGGAGGGGGACCTGCTGGACGATGATGATAATGAGGATCGAGGGGATGACCAG ctggAATCCATCAAGGGTGACGAGAAGGAGGCGGAGGAAGGAGAGGACGACAGAGACAGTGCCAATGGTGAAGATGACTCCTAA
- the HNRNPC gene encoding heterogeneous nuclear ribonucleoproteins C1/C2 isoform X2 — translation MASNVTNKTDPRSMNSRVFIGNLNTLVVKKSDVEAIFSKYGKIVGCSVHKGFAFVQYVNERNARAAVAGEDGRMIAGQVLDINLAAEPKVNRGKAGVKRSAAEMYGSVAAPPSPSPLVRSSFDLDYDFQRDYYDRMYSYPARVPPPPPIARAVVPSKRQRVSGNTSRRGKSGFNSKSGQRGSSSKSGKLKGDDIQTIKKELTQIKQKVDSLLESLEKIEKDQKMKNEKSEEEQSSSSMKKEESNVKMESEAGADDSAEEGDLLDDDDNEDRGDDQLESIKGDEKEAEEGEDDRDSANGEDDS, via the exons ATGGCCAGCAACGTCACCAACAAGACAGACCCGCGCTCCATGAACTCGCGCGTATTCATCGGGAATCTCAACACGCTGGTGGTGAAGAAGTCTGACGTGGAGGCTATCTTCTCCAAGTATGGCAAAATTGTGGGCTGCTCTGTGCACAAGGGCTTTGCCTTTGTGCAGTATGTCAACGAGCGGAATGCCCGCGCTGCTGTGGCTGGGGAGGATGGCCGGATGATCGCAGGCCAGGTTCTAG ATATCAACCTGGCGGCTGAGCCGAAGGTGAACCGGGGCAAGGCAGGCGTGAAGCGGTCGGCAGCAGAGATGTACGGGTCAGTAGCTGCACCACCTTCTCCGTCCCCTCTAGTCAG GTCCTCCTTTGACCTGGACTATGATTTCCAGCGAGATTACTATGACAG GATGTACAGCTACCCAGCACGtgtgcccccacctccccccatcgCCCGGGCTGTGGTGCCCTCCAAACGCCAGCGTGTCTCTGGCAACACCTCCCGCCGAGGCAAGAGTGGCTTTAATTCCAAGAGTGGTCAGCGAGGATCATCCTCCAAGTCTGGTAAAT TGAAAGGTGATGACATCCAGACCATTAAGAAGGAGCTGACCCAGATCAAACAGAAAGTGGATTCGCTGCTGGAGAGCCTGGAAAAGATCGAGAAGGATCAAA AGATGAAGAACGAGAAGTctgaggaggagcagagcagcagctCCATGAAGAAGGAGGAGAGCAACGTGAAGATGGAGTCTGAGGCTGGGGCAGATGACTCTGCTGAGGAGGGGGACCTGCTGGACGATGATGATAATGAGGATCGAGGGGATGACCAG ctggAATCCATCAAGGGTGACGAGAAGGAGGCGGAGGAAGGAGAGGACGACAGAGACAGTGCCAATGGTGAAGATGACTCCTAA